In Debaryomyces hansenii CBS767 chromosome A complete sequence, a genomic segment contains:
- a CDS encoding DEHA2D08668p (no similarity), whose product MYTHILGGYDTVSEYVLLDANSVTDSSVVRIPKNLSMNEAWPLVSA is encoded by the coding sequence ATGTATACTCATATCCTTGGTGGTTACGATACTGTTTCTGAGTATGTTTTGCTTGATGCTAATTCGGTTACAGACTCCTCTGTAGTGAGAATCCCAAAGAACTTATCGATGAATGAGGCATGGCCCTTAGTTCTGGCATAG
- a CDS encoding 60S acidic ribosomal protein P1 (highly similar to uniprot|P05318 Saccharomyces cerevisiae YDL081C RPP1A Ribosomal protein P1 alpha which is involved in the interaction between translational elongation factors and the ribosome) → MSVETALSYAALILADSDIEISAEKLAQLTAKANVEVESIWTDIYAKALEGKNLKDLFFNIQAAPAGSASAAPGAAAASGEAAAEEEAKEEEKEESDDDMGMGLFD, encoded by the coding sequence ATGTCTGTTGAAACCGCATTATCATACGCTGCTTTAATCTTAGCCGATTCTGACATCGAAATTTCGGCTGAAAAATTAGCCCAATTGACCGCTAAGGCCAACGTTGAAGTTGAATCTATCTGGACCGACATCTACGCCAAGGCTTTAGAAGGTAAGAACTTGAAGGACttattcttcaacatcCAAGCTGCTCCAGCTGGTTCAGCTTCCGCTGCCCCAGGTGCTGCTGCTGCCTCTGGTGAAGCTGCtgctgaagaagaagccaaggaagaagaaaaggaagaatcCGACGATGACATGGGTATGGGTTTGTTTGATTAG
- a CDS encoding DEHA2D08646p (no similarity): MEDIFEDEIAINQPVVKLFKSHSRKRISEYGLSLNI; this comes from the coding sequence ATGGAAGACATATTTGAAGACGAGATTGCCATAAATCAACCTGTTGTTAAACTCTTTAAAAGCCATTCGAGGAAAAGGATATCAGAGTATGGGCTACTGCTAAATATATAG
- a CDS encoding DEHA2D08624p (weakly similar to uniprot|Q5KMZ9 Cryptococcus neoformans var CNA08250) translates to MSSTYKFYIISPFLAVLDITILSLKFLIILKKKMTDIISSATKPVKDTVSDKPGEGGGDDNQTNLIDSTQQKVSDTTSQATGTVNSVKENVQEKTGEVTDQVSSTVPGSELVTSKLKELTGSHKLNDSGQVTDKAGNVLATFKEGSGQLKRIAGKKVDIDELGNLTRKGKKLGSIEPVLDDAQQKATDTTNQATDTVKSAKDDVQDKAGEAADQASSSVPGSDLVTSKLKELKGTYKLNDSGQVTDKAGNVLANFKEGTGQLKRIAGKKVDIDELGNLTRKGKSLGSIEPVLDNAQQKATDTTSQATDTAKSAKDNVQDKAGDVKGKTGKVADQASSSVPGSELVTSKLKELTGSHKLNDSGQVTDKAGNVLATFKEGSGQLKRIAGKKVDIDELGNLTRKGKSLGSIEPVLDNAQQKATDTTSQATDTAKSAKDDVKGKTSDVQGKTGDVKGKAGNVADQASSSVPGSDLVTSKLKELKGTYKLNDSGQVTDKAGNVLANFKEGTGQLKRIAGKKVDIDELGNLTRKGKSLGSIEPVLDEDNESDESGGSDDDTDDEEQSLEGGTVREDGKVVNDEDEVVGQVVEGSYKKLERLVGRKVTSDHTIVNKKGKELGTVEPIDDDSDDDSDDESDDSEDESDDEEQSLEGYTVREDGKVVNDEDEVVGQVVQGSYKKLERLVGRKVTSEHTIVNKKGRELGTVEPIDNESDDDSDDDSDDDTDDDTDDDTDDEEQSLEGGTVREDGKVVNDEDEVVGQVVEGSYKKLERLVGRKVTSDHTIVNKKGKELGTVEALEK, encoded by the coding sequence ATGCTGTCTACgtataaattttatattatctCCCCTTTTTTAGCTGTTTTAGATATTACTATCCTAAGCttaaaatttcttattatattaaagaagaaaatgaccGATATAATTTCAAGTGCTACAAAGCCCGTCAAGGACACCGTCTCCGACAAACCAGGAGAAGGTGGCGGCGATGATAATCAAACCAACCTTATCGACTCTACCCAACAGAAGGTCTCTGACACTACAAGTCAAGCCACAGGCACTGTCAATTCCGTCAAGGAAAATGTTCAAGAAAAGACTGGTGAAGTGACCGACCAGGTGTCATCAACTGTGCCAGGGTCCGAACTTGTGACTTCAAAACTTAAAGAGTTGACAGGGTCACACAAGCTCAACGATAGCGGCCAGGTGACTGACAAGGCTGGAAATGTGCTAGCCACTTTCAAAGAAGGAAGTGGTCAATTGAAACGCATTGCTGGCAAGAAGGTTGATATTGACGAGTTGGGAAATTTGACAAGAAAGGGCAAGAAGCTTGGTTCCATTGAGCCTGTTCTTGACGATGCTCAACAGAAAGCCACTGACACAACAAATCAAGCCACCGACACTGTCAAGTCTGCCAAGGACGATGTGCAAGACAAGGCCGGTGAAGCGGCCGACCAGGCTTCATCATCTGTGCCAGGGTCCGACCTCGTAACTTCCAAACTTAAAGAGTTGAAAGGGACATATAAGCTCAACGATAGCGGCCAGGTGACTGACAAGGCTGGAAATGTGCTAgccaatttcaaagaagGAACTGGTCAATTGAAGCGTATTGCTGGCAAGAAGGTTGATATTGACGAGTTGGGAAATTTGACAAGAAAAGGCAAGAGTCTTGGTTCCATTGAGCCTGTTCTTGACAATGCTCAACAGAAAGCCACTGACACAACAAGTCAAGCCACTGACACTGCCAAGTCCGCCAAGGACAATGTCCAAGACAAGGCCGGTGATGTGAAAGGCAAGACCGGTAAAGTGGCCGACCAGGCTTCATCTTCTGTGCCAGGGTCCGAACTTGTGACTTCAAAACTTAAAGAGTTGACAGGGTCACACAAGCTCAACGATAGCGGCCAGGTGACTGACAAGGCTGGAAATGTGCTAGCCACTTTCAAAGAAGGAAGTGGTCAATTGAAACGCATTGCTGGCAAGAAGGTTGATATTGACGAGTTGGGAAATTTGACAAGAAAAGGCAAGAGTCTTGGTTCCATTGAGCCTGTTCTTGACAATGCTCAACAGAAAGCCACTGACACAACAAGTCAAGCCACTGACACTGCCAAGTCCGCCAAGGACGATGTAAAAGGCAAGACTAGTGATGTGCAAGGCAAGACCGGTGACGTGAAAGGCAAGGCCGGTAATGTGGCCGACCAGGCTTCATCATCTGTGCCAGGGTCCGACCTCGTAACTTCCAAACTTAAAGAGTTGAAAGGGACATATAAGCTCAACGATAGCGGCCAGGTGACTGACAAGGCTGGAAATGTGCTAgccaatttcaaagaagGAACTGGTCAATTGAAACGCATTGCTGGCAAGAAGGTTGATATTGACGAGTTGGGAAATTTGACAAGAAAAGGCAAGAGTCTTGGTTCTATTGAGCCTGTTCTTGACGAAGATAACGAGTCTGATGAATCCGGAGGCTCTGATGACGACACTGATGACGAGGAGCAATCATTGGAAGGCGGAACTGTCCGTGAAGACGGAAAGGTTGTcaacgatgaagatgaagtgGTAGGCCAGGTCGTTGAAGGGTCTTACAAGAAGCTTGAACGGTTAGTTGGCCGAAAGGTGACTTCTGATCACACTATTGTCAATAAAAAAGGGAAGGAATTGGGCACTGTCGAACCAATTGACGATGATTCTGATGACGACTCTGATGACGAGTCTGATGATTCCGAGGACGagtctgatgatgaagaacaaTCGTTGGAAGGCTACACTGTTCGTGAAGACGGAAAGGTGGTCaacgatgaagacgaagtGGTAGGCCAAGTTGTCCAAGGTTCTTACAAAAAGCTTGAACGATTAGTAGGCCGAAAGGTGACTTCTGAACACACCATTGTCAATAAAAAAGGCAGGGAGTTGGGCACTGTCGAACCAATTGACAATGAATCTGATGATGACTCTGATGACGATTCTGATGACGACACTGATGACGACACTGATGACGACACTGATGACGAGGAGCAATCATTGGAAGGCGGAACTGTCCGTGAAGACGGAAAGGTTGTcaacgatgaagatgaagtgGTAGGTCAAGTCGTTGAAGGGTCTTACAAGAAGCTTGAACGGTTAGTTGGCCGAAAGGTGACGTCTGATCACACTATTGTCAATAAAAAAGGGAAGGAATTGGGCACTGTCGAAGCGCTAGAAAAATAA
- a CDS encoding 40S ribosomal protein S16 (highly similar to uniprot|P40213 Saccharomyces cerevisiae YMR143W RPS16A Protein component of the small (40S) ribosomal subunit or uniprot|P40213 Saccharomyces cerevisiae YDL083C RPS16B Protein component of the small (40S) ribosomal subunit): MSTPSVQTFGKKKTATAVAHVKAGKGLIKVNGAPITLVQPEILRFKVYEPLTLVGLDKFQNIDIRVKVSGGGHVSQVYAIRQAIAKGLVAYHQKFVDEASKNELKKVFASYDKTLLVADSRRMEPKKFGGRGARARFQKSYR, translated from the exons ATGTCCACTCCATCTGTCCAA ACTTTTGGTAAAAAGAAGACTGCTACTGCTGTCGCACACGTCAAAGCCGGTAAGGGTTTAATCAAGGTCAACGGTGCCCCAATCACCTTGGTCCAACCAGAAATCTTACGTTTCAAGGTCTACGAACCATTAACCTTAGTTGGTTTAGACAAATTCCAAAACATCGATATCAGAGTTAAGGTCTCCGGTGGTGGTCACGTCTCGCAAGTTTATGCCATCAGACAAGCCATTGCCAAGGGTTTAGTCGCCTACCACCAAAAGTTCGTCGATGAAGCCTCTAAGAACGAATTAAAGAAGGTCTTTGCTTCTTACGACAAGACCTTGTTAGTTGCCGACTCCAGAAGAATGGAACCAAAGAAGTTCGGTGGTCGTGGTGCCAGAGCAAGATTCCAAAAATCTTACCGTTAA
- a CDS encoding DEHA2D08580p (similar to uniprot|P28625 Saccharomyces cerevisiae YMR152W YIM1 Mitochondrial inner membrane protease), translated as MTFDKEKLKYRAVTYSTSDKPMSITEQTISLIKQADGSFDLPSNTILVKVHSAALNPLDLVLYNSSNRLFSYYNDQQGVGRDYSGTIVAIGDVAAKKTDFCIGDNVCGMYTHILGKGTVSEYVLLDAMSVSDSSVVTVPKNLSLNEAAAWPLVLGTALAMTQGRIKIGSDAKVLVLGGSTAVGRFCIQLCKNHFKAGEVIATCSSSSAPIIREMGADDTIDYTRYPSIEGQVLQAAESGKFDIILDCCGNGDLFASMPKILKPKSHYVTIAGDKKFKYSKVSLFNNIMPTLKPIFRMLLSSIGLTSYSFTITGVRPGKQWAELGKQLIEDEKVKITVDSVHQFENFLDAIERMESQRASGKIIIELDV; from the coding sequence ATGACTTttgacaaagaaaaattgaaatatagGGCTGTTACTTATAGTACCAGTGATAAGCCTATGTCTATCACAGAACAAACCATCTCATTGATTAAACAAGCTGACGGAAGCTTTGACTTACCGTCAAATACCATATTGGTTAAAGTTCACTCAGCAGCATTGAATCCCTTAGATTTAGTGTTGTACAACTCTTCTAATAgattattttcttattataaTGATCAGCAAGGTGTTGGTAGAGATTATTCTGGTACTATTGTTGCGATTGGCGATGTTGCTGCTAAGAAGACCGATTTTTGTATTGGAGATAATGTTTGTGGAATGTATACCCATATACTTGGTAAAGGTACTGTTTCGGAGTATGTTTTGCTTGATGCGATGTCTGTTTCAGACTCTTCTGTTGTCACAGTGCCAAAGAATTTGTCTTTGAACGAAGCTGCTGCATGGCCGTTAGTTCTAGGCACCGCATTGGCAATGACACAAGGACGTATTAAAATTGGATCCGATGCAAAGGTATTGGTTCTCGGCGGATCTACAGCTGTTGGTAGGTTTTGTATCCAGTTATGCAAGAACCATTTCAAAGCTGGTGAAGTAATTGCTACATGCTCGTCGTCATCAGCACCAATTATAAGGGAGATGGGTGCGGATGACACTATAGACTATACAAGATATCCTAGTATCGAGGGGCAAGTTTTGCAGGCCGCAGAGTCAGgtaaatttgatattatattgGATTGTTGTGGTAATGGTGACCTTTTCGCATCCATGccaaaaatattaaaacCAAAATCACATTATGTGACTATTGCTGGCGATAAAAAGTTCAAGTATTCGAAAGTAAGCTTGTTTAACAATATAATGCCGACTCTCAAGCCTATTTTCAGAATGTTACTCTCTTCTATAGGGTTAACCTCGTATTCTTTTACTATTACAGGAGTTAGGCCAGGGAAACAATGGGCTGAGTTAGGTAAACAATTAATTGAGGACGAAAAGGTCAAAATAACGGTTGATAGTGTTCATCagtttgaaaattttcttgaCGCTATCGAAAGAATGGAGAGTCAAAGAGCGAGTggtaaaattattattgaattagatGTATAG
- a CDS encoding DEHA2D08602p (no similarity), which produces MSSKQQPKKKTGSKNQKNKMGSQEQPQPKVEEPEPVNETQQDEDDSDSDSDSDDSDSDSEEESDTEPEPEPEPEPELEPEQEPEPPAVEKGSKKKKKKQAQAQKALAKQERKKQQQMAKVGDDTKEEPQEQQVQPQQEQQPQKQQQKDDSGALRLRLDLNLDVDIELRAKIKGDVTLALLN; this is translated from the coding sequence ATGTCTTCTAAACAACaaccaaagaaaaagacTGGTTCTAAGAACCAAAAGAACAAAATGGGTTCTCAAGAACAACCTCAGCCTAAAGTAGAAGAACCAGAACCTGTGAATGAAACACAACAGGACGAAGACGACTCCGATTCCGATTCAGATTCAGATGACTCCGACTCCGATTCCGAAGAAGAGTCAGACACGgaaccagaaccagaaccagaaccagaaccagaGCTAGAGCCAGAAcaagaaccagaaccaccTGCTGTTGAAAAGGGTagcaagaagaaaaagaagaagcaggCCCAAGCGCAGAAAGCTCTTGCAAAACAAGAACGCAAAAAGCAGCAACAAATGGCCAAGGTTGGTGATGATACGAAGGAAGAACCCCAAGAGCAACAGGTGCAGCCGCAGCAAGAACAGCAGCCACAGAAACAGCAACAGAAAGATGACAGTGGTGCATTACGATTAAGACTTGACTTGAACTTGGATGTTGATATAGAACTTCGTGCTAAGATAAAGGGCGATGTCACCTTGGCCTTGTTgaattaa
- a CDS encoding DEHA2D08690p (no similarity), translating to MASKQQTLKKKAGSKNKKNNKGSQEQPQPKVEEPEPVNESQSDEDDSDSEDDSEEEPEPEPEPAVEEPTHEKASKKKKKKQAQNALAKRERKKQQQMTKAGEDMKEPQQQGQSQLAQQPKQEEDKKELRLRLDLNLDVDIQIRAKIHGDVTLALLS from the coding sequence ATGGCTTCAAAACAACAAacattaaagaaaaaggCTGGTTCTAAGAACAAAAAGAACAACAAGGGTTCTCAAGAACAACCTCAGCCCAAGGTGgaagaaccagaaccagtGAACGAATCGCAACTGGACGAAGACGACTCCGATTCCGAAGACGACTCCGAAGAAGAGCCAGAACCTGAACCTGAACCAGCAGTTGAAGAACCTACTCATGAAAAGGCGagcaagaagaaaaagaagaagcaagCACAGAACGCTCTTGCAAAACGAGAACGCAAAAAACAGCAACAAATGACCAAGGCTGGTGAGGATATGAAGGAACCTCAGCAACAAGGGCAGTCGCAGCTAGCACAGCAGCCGAAGCAAGAGGAAGATAAGAAGGAACTACGATTAAGACTTGACTTGAACTTGGATGTTGATATACAAATTCGTGCCAAGATCCATGGTGATGTCACCTTGGCCTTGTTGTCgtaa
- a CDS encoding 60S ribosomal protein L13 (highly similar to uniprot|Q12690 Saccharomyces cerevisiae YDL082W RPL13A Protein component of the large (60S) ribosomal subunit or uniprot|P40212 Saccharomyces cerevisiae YMR142C RPL13B Protein component of the large (60S) ribosomal subunit), with protein MAISKNLPLLKNHFRKHWQERVKVHLDQAGKKASRRDHRLTKAAKIAPRPIDTLRPVVRCPTIKYNRKVRAGRGFTLAELKAVGLSAKYARTIGISVDHRRQNRSEETFEANVARLQEYKSKLVVFDKNTKAAEAASHKQADVATVFPVVQPSVESAPRAVEQPEQSAFRTLRLAKSDKKYKGIREKRTREKAEAEADKKKK; from the coding sequence ATGGCTATCTCTAAGAACTTAccattattaaagaatcaCTTCAGAAAGCACTGGCAGGAACGTGTCAAGGTCCACTTAGACCAAGCTGGTAAGAAGGCTTCTAGAAGAGACCACAGATTGACCAAGGCAGCCAAGATTGCCCCAAGACCAATTGACACCTTGAGACCAGTTGTTAGATGTCCAACTATCAAGTACAACAGAAAGGTCAGAGCCGGTAGAGGGTTCACCTTAGCCGAATTAAAGGCTGTTGGATTAAGTGCTAAGTACGCTAGAACCATTGGTATCTCTGTTGACCACAGAAGACAAAACAGAAGCGAAGAAACCTTCGAAGCTAATGTTGCCAGATTACAAGAATACAAGTCCAAGTTAGTTGTTTTCGACAAGAACACCAAGGCTGCTGAAGCTGCCAGCCACAAGCAAGCCGATGTTGCTACTGTTTTCCCAGTTGTGCAACCATCCGTTGAATCTGCCCCAAGAGCCGTTGAACAACCAGAACAAAGTGCTTTCAGAACCTTGAGATTGGCCAAGTCCGACAAGAAATACAAGGGTATTAGAGAAAAGCGTACCAGAGAAAAGGCCGAAGCCGAAGCtgacaagaagaagaaataa
- a CDS encoding DEHA2D08734p (similar to uniprot|P32891 Saccharomyces cerevisiae YDL174C DLD1 D-lactate dehydrogenase), protein MVFTTKAFRNCTSLPLRLHSKSTLRCNTRLYSSARTNSEVSSIVKYVGGALLFGSGISMGIYWNGTKSSKETLNSDNSASNSTDNSTSPLENVSPVQYATEADFQKAIEEIKKIVGEDNITTDVDVILSHSDSFFSTHHPPNPTEQKPQVVIYPGSTEDVSEIVKIMHKYRVPIVASSGLTSLEGHTMHTRGPISVSLSFDRMDNVIEVHPVDLDAVVQPGVGWQELDEYLQGDSSTEHLMLGPDPGIGARIGGMVGSSCSGTNAYQYGTMKENVVNLTVVLADGTIIKTKQRPRKSSAGYDMTRLFIGSEGTLGIITEITVKLHVRPKLELVSVATFPTIADAASTASAIIKSGLQMNAIELLNPTMVSFVNNYGGVTDENDEPKKFLEKPTLLFKVGGPSKTAIDEQLELIEAISKDNHLIKLENSHNEEENAVLWSSRRNGLWSTVQYGSEILEDKNDVQIWTTDFAVPISHLANVIAETNDDLNNSGFQDKFSVLGHVGDGNCHFLIVYNTKDYKRVSEAVDRMVFRALKYEGTCTGEHGVGVGKRKYLNTELGTTTVDLMRHLKLSMDPRRILNPDKIFKLDPTDTLDEQLEHGDIKAVGAPCCSS, encoded by the coding sequence ATGGTATTTACTACTAAAGCCTTTAGAAACTGCACATCGTTGCCATTGAGACTTCATTCAAAGTCTACCCTCAGATGCAACACCAGACTTTATTCTTCAGCTCGCACAAACTCCGAAGTTCTGTCAATTGTTAAATATGTTGGGGGTGCTTTGCTTTTTGGAAGTGGTATTTCGATGGGAATCTACTGGAATGGGACTAAGAGTTCCAAGGAAACATTGAATAGTGATAATTCAGCTTCTAATTCAACTGATAATTCGACTAGTCCTCTCGAGAATGTTTCTCCAGTTCAGTATGCTACCGAAGCAGATTTCCAAAAAGCTATTGAggaaatcaagaaaatcgTTGGTGAAGATAACATTACTACTGATGTAGATGTTATTCTTTCCCATAGTGATTCATTCTTCAGTACCCATCATCCACCAAACCCAACTGAACAAAAGCCGCAAGTAGTGATTTACCCTGGTTCCACGGAGGATGTCTCGGAAATTGTGAAGATTATGCACAAGTATCGTGTTCCCATTGTGGCCAGCTCGGGATTGACTTCGTTGGAAGGCCATACGATGCATACTAGAGGCCCCATCAGTGTTTCGTTGTCGTTTGACCGTATGGACAATGTGATTGAGGTTCACCCTGTCGATCTTGATGCCGTAGTCCAGCCTGGTGTGGGATGGCAAGAATTGGATGAATACCTACAGGGTGACAGTTCCACCGAGCATCTTATGCTCGGACCCGATCCGGGTATAGGGGCAAGAATTGGTGGTATGGTCGGTAGCAGTTGTTCTGGAACTAATGCCTACCAGTATGGTACCATGAAGGAGAATGTGGTTAACTTAACTGTTGTATTAGCGGACGGAACTATTATTAAGACCAAACAAAGGCCTAGAAAGTCCAGTGCTGGATATGATATGAcaagattatttattggtTCTGAAGGTACTTTGGGAATTATCACAGAAATCACCGTTAAGTTACATGTACGTCCCAAGCTTGAGTTGGTCAGTGTGGCAACATTCCCCACTATAGCAGATGCTGCTAGTACTGCCCTGGCTATCATCAAAAGTGGTCTTCAAATGAATGCCATTGAACTTTTGAACCCAACTATGGTCTCGTTTGTTAACAACTACGGCGGTGTAACCGATGAAAATGACGAACCAAagaaatttcttgaaaaaccAACCTTGCTTTTCAAGGTGGGTGGTCCATCGAAAACGGCAATTGATGAGCAGCTCGAACTAATTGAAGCTATCAGTAAGGACAACCACTTGATAAAACTCGAAAATTCCCATAACGAAGAGGAAAACGCCGTCTTATGGTCGTCCCGTAGGAATGGCTTATGGTCTACAGTGCAATACGGATCTGAAATTCTCGAAGATAAGAATGATGTCCAGATCTGGACCACCGATTTCGCTGTTCCTATTTCCCACTTAGCGAACGTTATTGCCGAGACAAACGACGATTTGAATAATCTGGGATTCCAGGATAAGTTCTCTGTCCTAGGTCATGTAGGAGATGGCAATTGTCACTTCTTAATTGTATATAACACTAAGGACTACAAGAGAGTTAGCGAAGCAGTTGATAGAATGGTTTTCCGTGCATTAAAGTACGAAGGTACCTGTACCGGAGAACATGGTGTAGGTGTCGGTAAGAGAAAATACTTGAATACTGAACTTGGTACCACTACTGTGGATTTAATGAGACATCTCAAGTTGCTGATGGATCCTagaagaattttgaatcctgataaaatattcaagctCGACCCCACCGATACTTTAGACGAACAACTAGAACACGGAGATATCAAGGCTGTTGGTGCTCCTTGTTGTAGCTCatag